The Streptomyces sp. NBC_01353 genome contains a region encoding:
- a CDS encoding DEAD/DEAH box helicase, translating into MSSSQRPDELARCSAVFLPSDPPRAGRIAFWSPDGSLPTERLPTDRLPSVADEPTLVTDELTVVSAVADDVRPHTVPALLLPVRDALPVLTRARFSDASSPAAAFWGAAALFALHLGAKGLFLPGLTATDRDAWRAGPLGPEELAELRALAASMPPTAHAVPLSGAGPLLLPEPERLLRSFVDAVADTLPRSPAAPLAAGGPAFAAEEPQELPAQRAWAADVAAGHDAGVRLSLRLELPGLGEQDAPAFRAVLQMHSVADPTLVADAADVWAGSGPAGGAFEPRARMDALLALRRAARAWAPLTPLLSAAVPDAVELADEEVTDLLGPAARALAATGVQIHWPRDLAHRLTVRAVIGPPAGDSGPTDAPHATTSTEAEPADGLSDHRSSALPSFLSVDALLAFNWRFAIGDQELTRAELDQLAEAGRPVVRLRDQWVLVDPAEVRRARASHDGKITPVDALGAVLTGTTEADGRRVEVHATGWLEQLRARLADPEGGPQEVAQPAALAATLRDYQLRGLNWLHRMTSLGLGGCLADDMGLGKTITLISLHLHRQSEPAAAGPTLVVCPTSLMGNWQREIEKFAPGTPVRRFHGPARSLESLADDEFVLTTYGTMRLDTEPLAGQPWGMVVADEAQHVKNPYSATAKQLRTIGAKARVALSGTPVENNLSELWAILDWTTPGLLGRLGTFRSRYASAVEGGEDPAAAERLAALVRPFLLRRRKSDPGIAPELPPKTETDRAVSLTKEQAGLYEAVVRETLAAIAEADGMERRGLVVKLLTGLKQICNHPAQYLKEDRPRIDGRSGKLELLDELLDTILAEDASVLVFTQYVQMARLLEQHLAARGVRTQFLHGGTPVAEREAMVARFQDGKVPVFLLSLKAAGTGLNLTRAGHVVHYDRWWNPAVEAQATDRAYRIGQTQPVQVHRLIAEGTIEDRIADMLLRKRALADSVLGSGEAALTELTDAELADLVQLRGDGR; encoded by the coding sequence TTGTCGTCGTCCCAGAGACCCGATGAACTCGCCCGCTGCTCCGCCGTCTTCCTGCCCTCCGATCCGCCGCGCGCCGGCCGGATCGCCTTCTGGTCCCCGGACGGGTCCCTGCCCACCGAGCGCCTACCCACCGATCGCCTGCCGTCGGTGGCCGACGAGCCGACCCTGGTGACGGACGAGCTGACCGTGGTGAGCGCGGTCGCCGACGACGTCCGTCCGCACACCGTTCCCGCGCTCCTGCTCCCGGTACGGGACGCCCTGCCTGTCCTCACCCGCGCCCGCTTCTCCGACGCGTCCTCGCCCGCCGCCGCCTTCTGGGGTGCCGCCGCTCTCTTCGCACTGCATCTCGGGGCCAAGGGCCTCTTCCTTCCCGGTCTCACGGCCACCGACCGGGACGCCTGGCGGGCGGGGCCCCTCGGCCCCGAGGAGCTGGCCGAGCTGCGGGCGCTCGCCGCCTCGATGCCGCCCACCGCCCATGCCGTACCGCTGTCCGGGGCCGGTCCGCTGCTGCTTCCCGAACCCGAGAGGCTGCTGCGCTCCTTCGTGGACGCGGTCGCGGACACGCTGCCGCGTTCCCCGGCCGCGCCGCTCGCCGCCGGCGGGCCCGCGTTCGCGGCCGAAGAGCCGCAGGAGCTGCCCGCGCAGCGCGCGTGGGCGGCGGACGTGGCGGCCGGTCACGACGCAGGCGTCCGCCTCTCCCTGCGCCTCGAACTGCCCGGTCTTGGCGAGCAGGACGCTCCGGCCTTCCGGGCCGTGCTGCAGATGCACAGCGTCGCCGACCCGACGCTCGTCGCGGACGCGGCGGACGTCTGGGCCGGATCGGGCCCGGCCGGCGGGGCGTTCGAGCCTCGGGCCCGGATGGACGCCCTTCTCGCGCTGCGCCGCGCCGCCCGCGCATGGGCGCCGCTGACCCCGCTGCTCTCGGCCGCGGTCCCGGACGCCGTGGAGCTGGCGGACGAGGAGGTCACCGACCTGCTCGGCCCGGCGGCACGGGCTCTCGCCGCGACGGGCGTCCAGATCCACTGGCCGCGCGACCTGGCCCACCGGCTCACGGTCCGCGCGGTGATCGGCCCGCCGGCCGGCGATTCCGGCCCGACGGACGCGCCGCACGCCACAACGAGCACGGAAGCCGAGCCTGCCGACGGTCTCTCCGACCACCGCTCCTCCGCGCTCCCCTCCTTCCTGTCCGTCGACGCGCTCCTCGCCTTCAACTGGCGCTTCGCGATCGGCGACCAGGAGCTCACCCGTGCCGAACTGGACCAGCTCGCCGAGGCCGGTCGTCCGGTGGTCCGGCTGCGGGACCAGTGGGTGCTGGTCGACCCGGCCGAGGTGCGCCGCGCCCGCGCCTCGCACGACGGCAAGATCACTCCCGTGGACGCACTCGGCGCCGTCCTCACCGGGACGACGGAAGCCGACGGCCGACGGGTCGAGGTGCACGCGACGGGCTGGCTGGAGCAGCTGCGCGCCCGCCTCGCCGACCCCGAGGGCGGGCCGCAGGAGGTCGCACAGCCCGCCGCACTCGCCGCGACGCTCCGCGACTACCAGCTGCGCGGCCTCAACTGGCTGCACCGGATGACCTCCCTCGGTCTCGGCGGCTGTCTCGCCGACGACATGGGTCTGGGCAAGACGATCACCCTCATCTCGCTCCATCTGCACCGGCAGAGCGAGCCCGCCGCAGCGGGTCCCACCCTCGTCGTCTGTCCGACCTCGCTCATGGGCAACTGGCAGCGGGAGATCGAGAAGTTCGCGCCCGGCACGCCCGTACGCCGCTTCCACGGCCCGGCCCGAAGCCTGGAGAGCCTGGCCGACGACGAGTTCGTCCTCACCACCTACGGCACCATGCGGCTGGACACCGAGCCACTGGCCGGACAGCCGTGGGGCATGGTCGTCGCGGACGAGGCCCAGCACGTCAAGAACCCGTACTCGGCCACCGCCAAGCAGCTGCGCACCATCGGAGCCAAAGCACGCGTCGCGCTGTCCGGCACTCCCGTCGAGAACAACCTCTCCGAGCTGTGGGCGATCCTCGACTGGACGACACCCGGCCTCCTCGGTCGGCTCGGCACCTTCCGCTCCCGCTACGCCTCGGCCGTCGAGGGCGGTGAGGACCCGGCCGCCGCCGAGCGGCTCGCCGCACTCGTCCGCCCGTTCCTGCTGCGCCGCCGGAAGTCGGACCCCGGCATCGCGCCCGAGCTGCCGCCGAAGACCGAGACCGACCGGGCCGTCTCCCTGACGAAGGAACAGGCGGGGCTCTACGAGGCGGTGGTGCGGGAGACTCTCGCGGCCATCGCCGAGGCCGACGGCATGGAGCGGCGCGGGCTCGTGGTGAAGCTGCTGACCGGGCTCAAGCAGATCTGCAACCACCCCGCCCAGTATCTGAAGGAGGACCGGCCGCGCATCGACGGCCGTTCGGGGAAGTTGGAACTCCTCGACGAGCTGCTCGACACGATCCTCGCCGAGGACGCGAGCGTCCTGGTCTTCACCCAGTACGTACAGATGGCGCGGCTGCTCGAACAGCATCTGGCGGCGCGGGGTGTACGGACGCAGTTCCTGCACGGCGGCACGCCCGTCGCCGAGCGCGAGGCGATGGTCGCGCGCTTCCAGGACGGCAAGGTCCCCGTCTTCCTGCTGTCGTTGAAGGCGGCGGGCACGGGGCTCAACCTCACCCGGGCCGGGCATGTCGTGCACTACGACCG